A segment of the Capra hircus breed San Clemente chromosome 19, ASM170441v1, whole genome shotgun sequence genome:
CTGTGGATTTGTAAGCTTTTATTAGTATTTAACACAGAAATGTCTGAAGAACAGAAATGTTAGGTACTGCATACCTATTTAAGGCAGTGGGGCATGAGGTAAGGGGAGGGCCGCCAAGCCAAACCCTGCTCATGTACAGTGGGGCCTGGGACAGGTCTGTCTCCTGGAGCCTTGCTGTCCCTTAATCAGCTACCCGACCTGTCCTCTGCCAAGTGATAGTCAGTGACCTCTTGACATCAGACACCAGGAACTGCATTAAGGTTCTTAAATTCTACAGGCCGGAGACATACCTGTGTCACGGGTTGCTTTGCAAGAGAGCTGTAAGGAAGAATCATTGGTATGTCACTGACCTAGTAACGGCAGGGAGAAAACTGGTGGTTAACTACTAATTGGACTCTTGACCTTGGACTAGAACAAAGGTGAGGAGCCTCAGATACTTGTACTCATTTGAGAAAGTTGACATTTATTTGGTAGATACCACAAACCCAGGCCCTAGGCTTAGCTGCATTCTCATTTTATCCTCAGAATGATCCATGTTCATAAAGGAGGAAACAGGTTTAGACGGGTTAAATAACTCGCCTAGGGTTACAGTTAGTCATAATCAGTGAGACTGACTCACAGAATGGAGTCCTTCCCACCACCAGGTTATATAGTCTCTGATCTCTGGGCCACCCACCTCATCCCAGTGAAGCACATCCAGAGAGCTCTAACAACACTGCCAGCATTAGGCAGAGGCTGGAGCAGATGGCGCTGGACTTTCCTTCAGTGGTTAGGTTAAGTTCTACATTGTAAAGCCAAAGGTGTTTTAGGAATGATGATTCTTTGTAAATTCATACAATTTAAGGTAAAAGATCCTAACTCCTTTAAGATTTGGAAGCTGTCTACTGGACTATTAGGGTCTTTTAGGTATTTGTCATCTCCACTAATACCTTTGTGCTACTACTGCCACTCTTAAAAGACTACGTTTTATCTACGGTAGCTTAAAAGTAcccttgttgtttagttactaagtcgtgtccgtctctttgtgaccacgtggattgtagcctgccaggctcttctgtccatggaattttccaggcaggaatactggagtgggttgccatttcctcctccaggggatcttcccatcccagggatagaactcataacatcccctgcattgcaggcagattctttaccgctaagccaatGGAGAAGCCCCAAAATACCCTTATGTTAAAGCAAACTTGAGGGTTCATGAGCATTTTAATAGTGCTCTATTGTTTAGATATATACCGATTTCTTTTACATCAtcctttattaatttatttgttaacATGAATTCAAAGCAGGTATACAGTTTCTTTTATAGTAGAGCAAATCAGGAAATAGACACAATTTGCCATCAGCACATCTTAATCTTCAGAAAACAACATCTCCACAAGGTTGGCCTGAAGACACTCAGATTCTACCAGTTTTTGAGGCTGTAAGAGAAGAACAGTCATATCTTAACCCACGGTTACAAAAATGTTATTAGGAAGGGAATAAGTTGTTATGCTTTGAATGACACAAGTCTTGGAACAGAGAAATTAGGCCATACAGAAACTATCAACTAGTTGTAACAAGTTTTATGAAATAGTTAAAGATATTTACCTTAAGGTGAATCATTAAAATACTTGGTTCTGTGGACTAAAACAGGAGACAGCAAGCCCAATTTCACCCCTTCCCCTTAACTCTAattgagaatcccagggccatGACTAGAGGAGGTACCCTTTCATTTCCTCCAGGATTATGAATTAAGTTGAAAACAACTATTGATGCCACTCTTTTAAGGAATTATATGTGAATCAGCTTTCTTCAGCAGTgcttacagaattttaaaataagagtgGCTTTTAAAAGGCACAAAAAAACCCCCAGTATTTGCATTATTAGTACATTATTGGGATTGGCCATAGGGATGAACGGCCAAGTTGTCTGTTTTGAATGCATTGTGGAGAGCAGTATGATGTTTGGGATGAAATgtcaagatcttttcaaatttgAATCCAGAACAAGTGAAGAGTTTTCATAGGGTGAATTGCATCTCCAAAACAGTTAAAAAGGATACTCACTGTTCCATACTTAAGTAGTGTAGGCACTGCAGTTAATTTCAGGTTTTTCCTGAAGTCATTATTTGGATCTTTCCAACTAtttcaaaaagagaaagtgaTCATGAAAAAGATTTACTTGGTTTCTTAAAGTCTGCTTGATATTTGATACATGCCTACTTTTAGCCTTTAGTAATCATTTTTgttgtaaacatttaaaaaaccttGAGGTCTATGACCTATTCTCCTGTGCAAAATTTCATTTAAGTGAATATATACTTTAAgtgaatatatttcatttaagtgaatatattttaagataaaataaatgtaaagacaaTTAAGTTCTGAACTAATATCAGGCCAAATTATTGAATTGCCCTTACCTAATACAAATGGCTGAACATTCaaaaatttaatttgtatttaatatCTTTTACTTGCTTGACTTATCCATGACTGAACCTTAGAACTCAGAAGCTGAATCACAAAGGCCCTTCTTGCCTGTCTGCAAAAGTCTAGTGCATGTCTGAGAAATAGAGTACCCATTGCCACTTACTAAGGTTTTTCTCCTACTTGGCAGTAGATGAACACACATCCTTCACCAACATGCTTCAGCCCCTCTCGTACGACTggttcagctttttaaaaagttgataaaaatgaaagtaattaCACACCGACTCTACAATCAGGCGCTGACAAACGGcgtccctctcctttcccctcagTCTTGGTAAGTACTTAGACTACCGTGCAGTTAACTGAGATTAACACAAgttaggtggttttttttttttttttttttttttctgatttgagaAATCAGAAATCCTTTTAAGGGTAAGGTACGGCTCTCAGTCCTGATTTGTCCCCAGGCCACAGCACCCAGCACAATCAAAGACACATCTTTGCTGAATTACGGAAAGGAGACCATCTCACGTGTCCTGCAAGACACAAAGTTctaaaggactgctgctgctaagtcgcttcagtcgtgtccgactctgtgcgaccccatagatggcagcccaccaggctcccccgtccctgggattctccaggcaagaacactggagtgggttgccatgtccttctccaatgcatgaaagtgaaaagtgaaagtgaagtcgctcagtcgtgtccgaccctcagcgaccccatggactgtagacttccaggcttcttcgtccatgggattttccaggcaggagtactggagtggggtgcctttgccttctccgtctaAAGGACTAGATTCCAAGATTACTTGGATAGAAAGATTAGAAGAGCACTTTTGGTGGGGCGGGAAGGTCTTAATACATTGAGGAGAGTCGGAACAGGATAGGAAAAGACAAGAGGAAAGCTCAAATCGCCCTGCGGGACTCCGGGAGCAAGACCCTCCGCTTCCTCTCCACCCGGCTATCTGGCTATAACCTCGGCCTTCCAGCCACTTCCTCTGGGCTGCTGCCTCCCGAATCCTGGCCTCACCCTGCACGCAGTCTGGGCACCAGCTTTTCCCTTCGGCGTCCTTAGAACCAGAAAAGTAGGCGAAAATGGTCTTGCCACTGTGCTGTTCCACCACCTGCATGAACTCCTCGTAGCCGGACACGCTCACCTCTTCGTAGCTGGCCATCGGGAAAGCGTGCCTCGGAACACAAGCGATGTTTCGGGTTCCGCCACTGCGGGGCGGGGCGAAGCAGCTTCTGAATGGGCGGGGcgtggggcggggcctgggggagCCCGCCCGGCTCTGCGGTGCTATAGGAGCCTCTGAGGGCCAAAACGCCTCCGCACAGTCTTATCTGCTCTGGTTTGTCAGATCTTTCTGCGCCGCTGGCACCCCGAAACCCCGGCTTCTGCCCCAGTCTGGTCCCGGTTCCAGCCCCATATGCAGTGGCTGCAAAACCTGCCGCGGCGTGGTCCCTGAGCCCCTTGGTGGCCCCGGAGTTTTAACGGCTCCCAAGTTGCCCTGGGCCTGTTGCCATGGCGACTGGGCCAGCGGCCGGAAGCGGGGCCTAGTCGCGACCCACCCCCTGCCGGCTTCCTGGTAGCCGCGACGCTCCCCAGGCCAGGTGGGCTCCAGCTAGAGCTGGGGGGATTCTGGGAAGCTGCGTTAGGAGTCAGGGATCTGAGGGAGAGGAGACTTTGACCCTGGGCGGATCCTGCCGCTTGTCGGCACTAGTTACCTTTTCTTCTGCCGAGACGTTAGTTGGGGGCGGGCGTCTGGGACTGGGCGGGAGTAGGGGGCTGGGAGGGAAGAAGGCTTCGAGGGCCAGAGCTGAGTGTGTGAGAGCGCGTGTGGAGCAGCCCTCGGAGCTGGTGCTGAGACAGAAAGTGCCCCGGGGCTGTGTTGGGAAGGCGGGAGTCATCCTGGAGCGATGAGTGGGGCGGCTGGCCAAGGGGCCTTGCCCGGGTCGAGCGTGCGCGAGCTCGCGGCAGAGAGACCGGGCCTATGCGTGGGACCCAGCCGGTCCGGACGCGGAGTCCGGCGGCCTTGGGGGAAGAGATGGGGTGCAGGGTTGTTCCGAGGCCGTGGAACTAGGCGCCGGGCGAGGTGTTCCGTGCGGGAGACGCGCTGCGTGAGTGCGGACAGGCTGCCGAACCGTCGGCGGCCATGGGGGAGAAGACAAGCAGCGGGAAGAGCCCAGGCCTCGGGGGAAAACGAGGCTGCGGGAACACCTGGCTCTGCAGTCTCGATGGAGGCTGCACGAGACCGTGGGACCGTGTGGGTAAACGGGGCTGTGGGGGAACCGCAGGTGGTGGGGCCTGTCGGCTCTGTATGGGTGACTGGCACTGGGGAGGAGGAGACGGTTTACAGGAGTCCCCCGGGCTGTGAGAGAAAAGGTCGTCCGGGATCCATGGGGCATGGGAGCATTCTGGAACTGTGGTTGAAGGTGCAGGCCATGAGGGCAGCTTCAGGAGGTGGGCAACGAAGCAGAGTCGAGCTTCATCCTGTGCCCGCAGGAGAGGGGCCGATTGAAAGAGGGGTTCCTGGCCGGGCGTCGTGGGTAGAGACCAGCCGTGAAGGTCTCACTGGACCCTGGGTGAAAGGACAGGCTGGGGCAGCCCCCCGGGGCCGGGGACTATCCATCCCTCCGGGCGCAGGGGCAGGCTGTGAGAGGGCCATGGGCTGCtgtgggcagggccaggctgtGAGGATGCCACCTGTGGCTGTGCCTGGAACTCTGGAGGCAAGTTCCGGGATTGCCCCACACCTGCCTGGGAGGGGACAAGCTGTGGGGGTGCCTGGGCCCTTGGAGGGGATTGGCTATGGGGTTGCCCCCTGCTCTTCAGTAAAAGGACTGACTGTGGGGGTGTCCGGGGCCACAGGGTGGCCTGAGGCTGTGGAGGTACCCAGAGCTGTGGCGAGAGAGCTCTGCTGTGGAGGGGCTCCGGATCCTTGGGGGAGACAGCGGGCAGCACAGGTGCCCGGGGCTGTGGCACAGGAGGTGATCTGTGGGCACACCCCAGGCTTCTGGGGGAGAGGGCAGACCGCAGCTGTGCACAGAGCGGCCCAAGGGGACACCCCCTCTGTGGATGCCCCAGCTGTGTGGTGGAGGAGACAAGCTGTCGGGGAGACAGGCCCCGGGACACTTCCTGGCCTGTGGGGCACCAGACAGCCTGTAGAGGTGCCTTGTGCGATTGAAGAGGGAGTGAGATGTGGGGGTGACCCATGCTGCAGGGAAAGGGGACAGGCCAGGTGGGCAGAGACAGGCTCTGGGGGCAACTCAGGGTCCTGGGAAGCTGCCCAGACTGTGGGCTGGGCAATGTGTGGTCCCCAGGAGCAGGAGGCAGGCCCTGGCAGTGTTCCAGGCCACTGGGGTATAGGACAGGCTACAGGGCTACCTTGGGCTCCCGGGACAGAGACAGGGTGTGGGTGTGTCCTGGGTCTGTGGGGAACACAGCAGCCATTGGGGGTGTCCCAGGCTGTGGGATTATCGGCGGCCAGAGGAGTGCAGACCAGCTGCTGCTGTGTCCCGGGCCTGTGGGCTAGACAGCAGGCTCTGGGGGTGCCTCTGGCTGAGGCAGTGCCGGCTGTGGTCAGAGAGGAGACCTACGGTGGGAATGTCTTGGGTCTCCTGGAAAGGAGGCAGGCTCTAGGGGAGCAGGAGGCTGTAGTGCCCGCCGCTGTAGGGGGTCCTGGATCTGTGTGTCAGGAGACTGGCTGTGGGGACTCTTCCTGTCTCTGCCTGAGGAGACAGGCTGTAGGGCTGTCTGAGCTTGTGAGGGTACCAGAGACAGCTGGGGTGTCCAACTACAGGTGTGCCCTAGCTCCGTGTGCGCCAAGTTCTGGGAGTGAAGCTGCCAGGGTGCCCGCCGCTGTGtgggtgtctgactctgtgggtcaggaaggcaGCTCCAGGGAGGACTGGAACCTGTGGGCAGGGCTTCATCCTGCCGGGAGACCCGCGGCTTCAGGGGTACCCATGGCTCCCCAGGAGCTGTGGTTGGCGGGGGAGGATGCTGGCTCTTGGGGAAGGAGACAGAGTGCCAGGGTGCCCATGGTTGCTGAGGTGCCCCAGGCTCCTGGGGTGTGTGGTTCCCTGGGGGTGGAGACTGGCCCTGGAGATTTCTCGCACTTGCCAGGGAGGAGACAGACGGCAGGAGTTTCTCTGACTGCAGGGGTGTTTGCAGATGCGGGAGTGCCCGTGGCCCTCAGGGCGCCTCGGCCTGTGCAGGAGTTGGCTGGTTCTGGAGGTGTCTCAGGcttgtgtggggagagagagacggTGTGGGGACCTATGGCTGCCGTGGATCCCACCAGAATGGGGATGCCCACCACTGCCAGAGTGCCTGGGCCCATGAATGAAGAGATGGGGCCTGGGGGCATCTCAGGCTTGGCGGGAGGGAGACAGTCTCGGGGAGCATGTGTGGCCATGGGGCTGCACACAGCCATGGGGATGCCAGGGCCTGTGGGGGAGGAGATGCTCTCTGGGCATTTCTCAAGCTTATCAGGAAGTAGACAGACTGCTGAGGTGCCGGTGGCGGCTGCCAGCATTTCCCTGACAGTGGGGGTGCCCCCAGCTGCCAGGGCCCCTGGACCGCTAGTGAGCGATGTTATCTCTGGAGATGGCTCAGGTGAATGGGGAAGGAGACCCTTGACTGAGGTGCCTGTGGCTACCAGGGCTGCAGGACTTGTGGACGGGGAGACTGGCTCTGAAGGCATTGGAGATCCATGGAGGAGACCTGATGGAGCCGTCCGTGAGGCTGCGAGGGTGCCTCTGTCTTTGGGGGTGCTTGCAGCTGTAGGAGTTCCCATGGCAGGGCCCAGGCCTGCGGTGGTGTGGGTGACTGGGCCTGCAGGAGAAGAACCCAGGGCAGCTGTTTCTGACCACATGGGGGTGAGGAGACAGTTCACAGAGGGCCCCAGGGCTCCCCCCACAGGGGAGATCGGAGGTAGAAATGTCCTGGGGCTGGCCGGGAGGAGCCAGCCAGTGGGGGTGTCTTACACCTGTGGGCACGGGACCAGGTTATGGAGGTGCCTGAGGTCAGCGGGGGAAGAACTGGACTATGAGAACATGCCAGGAGTGTCCAGAACAGGTGCGACTGTGGGGGAGAACGAAGCTGAGGAGGTGCCCCCAATTTCACAGGAGGAGACAGGCAGTGGCCTCATCAGAGATCATGCACAGCAGGGTGGGAGGAGACAGGCTGGAGGAGAGTCTGCCGTCAGGGCGGGGGAAAACAATCTGGGAGACAGTTTTGAGGGGGAGGACAGATTGAGGGGGGCGTTCCACTAATAAGGATGGCGTTGGGGGATCCTGGGGCTCTTGGGGAGGGATCAGGTTGGGGAGAGATTTGTCCTGGGGTGTAGGGATGTCTCGGGATGGAGGAGAGAGGCTTTGTGGAGACACCTCACCACATATGGGATGGCAAATGGGGAGGTTTCCCGCATGGGAAAGGGACAGGTTGCAAGGAGAGGGATGTCCTCTCCTTTGTATGGGAACTTTGTGTGGGGGAAAGGCTTGGGGTCGGTGTCCCTggactttgtgtgtgtatgtgtttgtgtgtatgtgtggcacCACTTGAGGTATTCTGGAACTGTGGGATCACCTAGTTTTTTCCTGTTGGAGAATGGACCAATAGGCCTTTGGCATCCAGCCAGGGAGTACTGACATCGTAAAAGTCCCAGCTGCCGAGAGCCCGCCTCTGCAGGCTCCTTCCTTCTGCGGCTCCAGCCCCTGAACTGTGTTGACGTCAGGCCATTGGGATGGCCTCACTCGTgttcctcctcctgtcttcactTTTGATCGTATCTCTACAGCCTTAGAAACAAGGAATCTCTATATTCCTACTTGTGTATCAGCTCTAAGCAAATCTAGTCTACAGTCCTTGGCTTTATTCAGAAGTTTGGGAAATCCCGAGTTTTCCAGTTCTTATTGAATTCTTTAAGAGGACAAGCTCTGCTCATACCTTTAACACTGGTCAACTTATGGAAAATCTGCTTAATTCGAAAAATGTTGAGTTGAATTGTCTACTGTGCTCAAAACCTGTGTTGGGGGAAATCTCAGAGAAGCACATGACAAGGTCCTTCCCCTCAAAGAACCTTGTCTAGCTGGGAAGCTGAGACAGATACGTGTGAAATAGGTAAATAACAACACAAGCAAGTGGGTGAGTACAGGGGGCGTGGTGTCTATAAGGAGGCATTCAGAACAGGGAGAGCCCCTCCCATGTGGTTTACAAAACACTTTCCTATCTTTAGACAGCTGTAGGGTGGGGGGGAGTTTGGGTGAACATGAAGAGGTATAGAGGTCATTCCGCTAGTTCCTGGCCGTTTCTGGCATCTGTCTAGGTATTCTGATGCCACTGGTTTATTTAGAGTCATTCAGAGTTAGATCCTTTTGAGCTACCTAGAAGAGTGAAGTGTACTGCTTTTTGATTAGAATTTATTAACGTAGGCTGTATATCCATAAAACTTCCTGCTGGAAAGTGCTTGTTACCATAGAAGAGCTCTGTTTTTGGAATAACATCTTATTGGCAACCCCTGAGATGTGAAATTTGGAATGAGAAGGACTCAAGAAGTAGTCATTAGGcaagttgtttagttgctcagtcatgtctgggactctgcgaccctgtggattgtagcctgccaggtccctctgttggtgggatttcccaggcaagaatacctgagtaggttgctatttccttctccatcggatcttctcgactcaggaaTTGAAGTACAGTTCCtgcgtcttttgcattggcaggcagagtctttaccactgagccatgaggaatGCCCATGTCATTAGGCTGGTGTGTCCTCTGTACTTGTGGAACGTAGACTTTCAACAGTGTAGTTGCTTTAgtatatgaaagaaaccatcaacaCAAGCATTCGCTCTGTAGTGTGAGGTTGCCATGGACTACTAGAATACTCTTACATGAGCATAGCATTgtgttttacttattctttcacTTTGAAAAGGTTGGTCTAAAAGTGCTTTCTTTTATGTCAGGCAGTGATTTTAGGGGAAGACTTGGCCAGTGACTGAGCTTTCACTATCCGTCTACACTGTCTGACACCATGGGACCAGGCAGACCAGCCTCAGCGCGTGTTCATCTGGCATCTGGTGTCCAACTCGATGGGAGGAGTGGCCCCAGTAAACTTCAGACCCAGGTAGTTtcgttttatttctctctttcaatTTTTGTTATGAAACTTTTCAGACAGAGAAAAGGACaatgaacacattttaaatcacCTCTTAGATTTAAACATTATCACAcccaagaaaatggaaaaaagtagTTCCCTCATATTCTCTAATAATGTCTTCTTTCAGCTTCACCCGCTTGTCCTCTAAATGTCTTTTTGTATTAATGAAAATCCTCACACGTACAGCAAGCTGCATTTTACAGTGAATATATCTGTCCTTCAGTCCATGCCTCCAGAATCCATTCATCAACCCAGCTTACTTTTGGATGCATATCAAAATAAATTGCAGATATGCGTACCCTAAGTCCTTGTGCATGCATATCGTACGCTAGAATTCTTTCTTTGTATACTGGTTTCTCTTGATGTCTTATTTTGCATCTTCAGCAACTACattgaaatgtatacattttgtCATATTTGCTAAGTTTTGACCAGGGTGTACACACGTGTGTAAGTCATATCTCAGATACTGATTATTTCCGTTACCTCGGAATGTTCTCTTGTGCCCCTTCCTAGTCAGTGGTGCTGCCCACCCTTAACAGGCGACcactattctgatttttttttcaccacaGATTAGTTTCTGTGTTCTAGAACTTCATGTACACAGAATCATGTACTATGTACTCTTCAGCGTGGGTTTAATGTTTCTGAGCTCGATCCACTTTGTTGCGTGTATCAGTAGTTACTTTTTTAATACTGAGTCCTGTTCCATACCACTGTTTACTCATTCCCTAATTGATGGACACCTGGGCTATTTCTAGTTTAAGCCATTGTGAGTGAAGCTGCTACGTTCTTATACAAATCTTTTTgcaaacatgttttcatttctcttgggtaaatacctgggAGTAAAATTACTGGCTCATAGAGTAggtgtctgtttagttttttagcAAACCAACAGACTTTCCCAAAGCAGTCTGTATCATTTTATGTTCCTACCAGTAATGAATGAGAGCTCCAGctgctccacatctttgccagcatttggtggtgTTTTAAAATTGTAACTATTTTCGTGGGTGTGTAGTAATATGTCAGATAAAATTTTGACTTAATTTCAGACtgacagaaaagttgcaagaatgCTACGCAGTGTTCCTGGATACCCTTCTCCAGATTTCCCAGATGTTAACTTTTTATTACATGtcccctctccctttctcccttctccctttttcttttctttcaatggcaccccactccagtactcttgcctggaaaatcccatggacagaggagcctggtaggctgtagtccatggggttgcaaagagtccgacacgactgagcgacttctttcacttttcactttcctgcactggagaaggaaatggcaacccactccagtgttcttgcctggagaatctcagggatgctggagcatggtgggctgccatctctggggtcgcacagggttggacacgactgaagcgacttagcagcagcagcagcttcacacacacacacattcacaaatgCATACAGTTGTTTtctgcatgcgcacacacacacacacgcaaattgTTTTCTGAACTGATTAATTTAAGGACATGATACCTTTTTGCCCCTAAGTACTTGTGCTTGTATaatcatggttcagttcagtcgctcagtcgtgtctctttgtgatcccatgaattgcagcacgccaggcctccctgtccttcaccaactcctggagtacactcaaactcacgtccatcgagtccgtgatgccatccagccatctcattctctgtcatccccttctcctcctgcccccaatccctcccagcatcagagtcttttctaatgagtgaactcttcgcatgaggtggccaaagtactggagtttcagctttagcatcattccttccaaagaacacccagggctgatcttcttcagaatggactggttggatctccttgcaatccaagggactctcaagagtcttctccaacaccacagttcaaaagcatcaattcttc
Coding sequences within it:
- the TXNDC17 gene encoding thioredoxin domain-containing protein 17 translates to MASYEEVSVSGYEEFMQVVEQHSGKTIFAYFSGSKDAEGKSWCPDCVQAEPVVREGLKHVGEGCVFIYCQVGEKPYWKDPNNDFRKNLKLTAVPTLLKYGTPQKLVESECLQANLVEMLFSED
- the LOC108638213 gene encoding predicted GPI-anchored protein 58, which gives rise to MAAVFPTDPGHTHTLSLSREPKKPGVCPQITSCATAPGTCAARCLPQGSGAPPQQSSLATALVPVTHTEPTGPTTCGSPTAPFTHTVPRSRAASIETAEPGVPAASFSPEAWALPAACLLPHGRRRFGSLSALTQRVSRTEHLARRLVPRPRNNPAPHLFPQGRRTPRPDRLGPTHRPGLSAASSRTLDPGKAPWPAAPLIAPG